A stretch of the Capsicum annuum cultivar UCD-10X-F1 chromosome 8, UCD10Xv1.1, whole genome shotgun sequence genome encodes the following:
- the LOC107860803 gene encoding uncharacterized protein LOC107860803, with protein MWQIWKGRNALIFNEENYEPSEIVNKALFDYHEYEDNLLTNHFTLCITDCPNDKNIVLVQDGIILFANASLHKERKMSSIGVTAMDSCGKLLQAFGVLFQFVGKVITAEALAIRESLEKAMENGWMRVQFLSDAKNVVDMILKRSIVSWEIETTCKDIWKLMGFLIM; from the coding sequence ATGTGGCAAATTTGGAAAGGTAGAAACGCCCTAATCTTCAATGAAGAAAATTATGAACCTAGTGAAATAGTAAACAAAGCACTCTTTGACTACCATGAATATGAAGATAACTTGCTTACTAATCATTTTACTTTGTGTATAACCGATTGTCCTAATGATAAGAACATTGTTCTTGTACAAGATGGTATTATTCTATTCGCAAATGCTAGCTTACACAAGGAGAGGAAGATGTCAAGCATTGGAGTGACAGCGATGGATAGCTGCGGTAAATTGCTTCAAGCCTTTGGTGTCCTATTTCAATTTGTTGGGAAGGTCATCACTGCTGAAGCACTAGCAATTCGTGAATCgttggaaaaagctatggaaaaTGGATGGATGAGAGTGCAATTCTTGTCGGATGCAAAGAACGTGGTGGATATGATACTAAAAAGAAGTATTGTATCTTGGGAGATAGAAACAACCTGCAAGGATATTTGGAAATTGATGGGTTTTTTGATTATGTAG
- the LOC107845620 gene encoding scarecrow-like protein 22, whose translation MKGMPLPFGFEGKGVLELDVLFNKNTSILNSWNHNNNSKESCYLVNSPSAVLDTIRSPRPLTSSSTLSSSLGDGGGGGGGGGTASTDTAGGGVAAVSANPSSKWRQQDNTTATSSNVGGAESELQQVQTPSLEMGSAAAAAASTGGEKCAMEEWEGGLPESVMASPCQEQSILRWIMGDVDDPSMANLNRVLQVSGPGDYEFNGGFGVVDQGFGVDPVGQIGSFMPAISSSSSFPNTRMNSDKIGLVSNPPPPANLLQNPIFPSLSNNLGPIAFGQTQQQPFESTDLKPHSFNSQFLINQHQTQIPQNPSFLLPLPFGQQEQNLVLPPQAKRHNPGLEPGSQISKGLFLDAGHQQQPTPPQGLAPQLQLLPHFRPGAMGTKPKMVGEEMGQFHQLQQQQQQQQQAIIDQLFKAAELVQTGNPVLAQGILARLNHQLSPIGKPFYRAAFHCKEALQLLLHANTNNLNASMASSSPFTLIFKIGAYKSFSEISPVAQFANFTCNQALLEVLDGFERIHIVDFDIGYGGQWASLMQELALRSGGAPTLKITALASPSTHDQLELGLTRENLIHFASEINMAFEFEILSIDSFNSTSWSLPPLISENEAIAVNLPVSSLSSYQLSLPLVLRFVKQLSPRIVVSVDRGCDRTDLPFPNHVIQALQSYSNLLESLDAVNVNFDALQKIERFLVQPGIERIVMGRFRSPEKTQHWRTLFLSSGFSPLSLSNFTESQAECVVKRTPVRGFHVEKRQSSLVLCWQRKELISASAWRC comes from the coding sequence ATGAAGGGGATGCCCTTACCCTTTGGATTTGAGGGGAAGGGGGTGTTAGAATTAGACGTTTTGTTTAACAAAAATACTAGTATCTTGAATTCTTGGAaccacaataataatagtaaagaaAGTTGTTATCTTGTAAATAGTCCAAGTGCTGTGCTGGATACTATAAGGAGTCCAAGGCCTCTTACTTCTTCTTCAACCCTGTCTTCATCTTtgggtgatggtggtggtggtggtggtgggggcgGCACTGCTTCCACAGACACTGCAGGCGGCGGGGTGGCGGCAGTTTCTGCAAATCCATCCTCTAAATGGCGGCAGCAAGACAATACCACTGCCACCAGCTCCAATGTGGGAGGGGCTGAATCTGAGCTTCAACAAGTTCAAACCCCATCTCTTGAGATGGGTagtgctgctgctgctgctgcttcCACAGGAGGGGAGAAATGTGCTATGGAGGAGTGGGAAGGAGGGCTGCCAGAGTCTGTGATGGCTTCTCCTTGCCAAGAACAGTCTATACTAAGATGGATCATGGGAGATGTGGATGACCCTTCCATGGCTAACTTGAACAGGGTGTTGCAGGTTAGTGGACCAGGGGACTATGAATTCAATGGAGGATTTGGGGTTGTGGATCAAGGTTTTGGTGTAGACCCTGTTGGCCAAATTGGTAGTTTTATGCCTGCAATTAGCTCAAGTTCAAGTTTTCCCAACACCAGAATGAACAGTGACAAGATTGGCTTGGTTTCTAACCCACCACCACCAGCAAATCTCCTTCAAAATCCAATCTTTCCTTCATTGTCTAACAATCTTGGCCCAATTGCTTTCGGCCAGACACAACAGCAGCCATTTGAGAGCACAGATTTGAAGCCTCACAGTTTCAATTCACAGTTCTTGATAAACCAGCACCAAACACAGATTCCTCAGAACCCATCTTTCCTTTTGCCATTGCCATTTGGACAGCAGGAGCAAAATCTAGTCTTGCCACCGCAGGCGAAAAGGCACAACCCCGGGCTAGAACCGGGCTCTCAGATCTCCAAAGGACTGTTTTTAGATGCAGGGCACCAGCAGCAGCCAACACCACCTCAGGGGCTTGCTCCCCAGCTCCAGCTTCTTCCCCATTTTAGGCCAGGAGCAATGGGGACAAAGCCAAAGATGGTGGGGGAAGAAATGGGTCAGTTTCATCAACTACAACAGcaacagcagcagcaacaacaagcGATTATTGACCAGCTATTCAAAGCTGCAGAGCTGGTCCAGACGGGGAATCCGGTACTCGCGCAAGGGATATTGGCGCGGCTCAATCACCAGCTCTCTCCAATTGGTAAGCCTTTCTATAGGGCTGCTTTTCATTGCAAGGAAGCTTTACAATTGCTACTCCATGCCAACACCAACAACTTGAACGCCTCCATGGCGTCTTCGTCGCCTTTTACTCTCATTTTCAAGATTGGTGCCTATAAGTCCTTCTCTGAGATCTCACCAGTTGCACAGTTTGCCAATTTTACTTGTAACCAAGCCCTGCTTGAGGTCTTGGATGGGTTTGAAAGAATTCATATTGTAGATTTTGATATCGGTTATGGCGGGCAATGGGCATCCCTTATGCAAGAGCTTGCCTTGAGAAGTGGTGGCGCACCTACTCTGAAAATAACTGCATTAGCCTCACCTTCCACACATGACCAGCTAGAGCTTGGACTCACCAGAGAAAATTTGATCCATTTTGCTAGTGAAATCAATATGGCATTTGAGTTCGAAATATTAAGCATTGATTCTTTTAATTCAACGTCATGGTCACTGCCTCCTCTAATCTCAGAGAATGAGGCAATTGCTGTCAATCTTCCAGTTAGCTCTCTCTCGAGCTATCAGTTGTCCCTTCCATTGGTTCTTCGCTTTGTGAAGCAGTTGTCACCTAGGATTGTGGTTTCTGTTGACAGAGGTTGTGACCGGACTGACCTACCATTTCCAAACCATGTAATTCAAGCCCTTCAGTCCTACTCAAACCTTCTTGAGTCACTAGATGCtgtaaatgtgaattttgatgCCCTCCAAAAGATCGAGAGGTTCTTGGTCCAACCAGGAATTGAAAGAATTGTAATGGGTCGTTTCCGTTCCCCTGAAAAGACGCAGCATTGGAGGACACTGTTTTTGTCGTCTGGATTCTCCCCATTATCTCTCAGCAATTTTACAGAATCACAGGCCGAGTGTGTAGTCAAGAGGACTCCTGTTCGAGGTTTCCATGTGGAGAAGAGGCAGTCTTCGCTTGTTCTCTGCTGGCAGCGAAAGGAGCTCATCTCAGCTTCAGCTTGGAGGTGCTGA